Proteins encoded by one window of Synechococcus sp. MVIR-18-1:
- a CDS encoding DUF3122 domain-containing protein, translated as MGVLRRLLVSLLAAMLLLLITPNAALAQVHQHNDEAGAPMLRSLESLRDLDYDSWQAVAYRTGKPGNPVVLRIVGYPGKVRLDHPVSLLVQAGVREWQLDDITLKNPALASDGREAAAEFALDPLLADLSNNRPLRLFLPGVFNELPVPPYVVGEWRDVQTQPLS; from the coding sequence ATGGGCGTGCTGCGTCGACTTTTGGTTTCTTTGTTAGCAGCGATGCTGCTGTTGCTGATCACCCCAAACGCAGCCCTTGCTCAGGTGCATCAGCACAACGATGAGGCTGGAGCACCGATGCTGCGCAGTCTTGAAAGTTTGCGTGACCTTGATTACGACAGCTGGCAGGCCGTTGCCTATCGCACTGGAAAGCCAGGAAATCCGGTGGTGCTGCGGATTGTGGGCTATCCCGGCAAGGTGCGGCTCGATCATCCCGTTTCGTTGCTTGTTCAAGCTGGAGTGAGGGAGTGGCAATTGGACGACATCACTCTCAAAAACCCCGCCCTCGCCAGTGACGGTCGTGAAGCTGCCGCCGAATTTGCGCTTGATCCTCTCCTCGCTGATCTGAGCAACAACCGTCCGCTGCGTTTATTTCTTCCTGGGGTATTTAACGAATTGCCCGTTCCTCCCTATGTGGTGGGTGAATGGCGCGACGTGCAAACCCAGCCGCTGAGCTGA
- a CDS encoding autotransporter outer membrane beta-barrel domain-containing protein, translating into MASKYGSYAFLADPAYYTSPANIPSNATYVLKDPKLNSSNGLFYYQNSEQLHYTTAAGSDNGYKVQFYAGEDFSGNCEESGPGNIDDFIDILDETPSDIDAGILSRLRGLSKSERQARLGELVSALLIPRNVIAAGGLATQAFSNDLADTILEQLPTRYLMEVEEEVVVEIDEVETEEEVVPTREPVRGLWMKDGEVDDAQASDYLDKTVIASASQSTDALEIGGINYVEDQDPRSIYLNGGMRAWVKGFAGSMSPFSTGGLEKNGIYYPDVYNDFYSTHGGVVVGVDAPVADKVQVGVFGHYGSISLNQFAGEFTGNGSWNPSGWGGGLTASYVDKGFYVQGLFGATSFSGENKRQVLLGGVIDETYTATKNTTSYVGAVRVGAPVLWVGVIVDPQLTATWNGNNDASYTESGRYDALALKVKSYSDHFLQTALGSKFSWPIPYDNGNLLTPSLRVAWLADWNTNNGDVSYQRANAENPTTAKIPSNQEMENGVLLEGGVDYAIFGGESSSWMLYAKGGAKVWFSKSADWRASGGVTFRF; encoded by the coding sequence TTGGCTTCAAAATACGGGTCCTACGCATTTCTTGCTGACCCTGCTTATTACACCAGTCCTGCGAATATACCTAGTAACGCGACATACGTATTAAAAGACCCCAAGCTGAATTCGAGTAATGGTCTTTTTTATTACCAGAATAGTGAACAGTTGCATTACACAACAGCAGCTGGAAGCGATAATGGTTATAAAGTTCAGTTCTACGCAGGAGAAGATTTCTCGGGCAATTGTGAAGAGTCTGGCCCCGGAAATATTGACGATTTTATAGACATCCTTGATGAAACCCCTTCAGACATCGATGCTGGAATTCTTTCAAGACTTAGAGGTTTAAGTAAATCAGAGCGCCAAGCCAGGTTGGGTGAGCTTGTCAGTGCACTTCTTATTCCACGTAATGTGATTGCAGCAGGAGGTTTGGCTACGCAAGCCTTCAGTAATGATCTTGCAGACACGATTTTAGAGCAATTACCAACGCGTTATTTGATGGAAGTAGAAGAGGAGGTTGTTGTTGAGATCGACGAAGTCGAAACAGAGGAAGAGGTTGTTCCTACTCGTGAGCCTGTGCGTGGGCTGTGGATGAAGGATGGAGAGGTGGATGATGCCCAGGCTTCTGATTATCTTGATAAGACGGTGATTGCATCAGCGAGTCAATCCACTGATGCGTTAGAGATCGGAGGGATTAATTATGTGGAGGATCAAGATCCAAGAAGTATTTATCTCAATGGTGGGATGCGTGCCTGGGTGAAAGGATTTGCAGGAAGCATGTCACCGTTTAGTACCGGTGGGCTTGAGAAGAATGGTATTTATTACCCCGATGTGTATAACGACTTCTACTCAACGCATGGTGGCGTTGTTGTTGGTGTGGATGCACCGGTTGCCGATAAGGTTCAAGTTGGTGTTTTTGGGCACTACGGAAGCATCTCGCTGAATCAGTTTGCTGGTGAGTTCACAGGCAATGGTTCTTGGAATCCATCGGGCTGGGGCGGAGGCCTAACGGCTTCTTACGTGGATAAAGGGTTCTATGTTCAAGGCCTTTTTGGAGCTACATCTTTTTCAGGTGAAAACAAACGCCAGGTTTTGCTTGGCGGTGTGATCGATGAAACGTACACGGCCACAAAGAACACCACCTCTTATGTTGGCGCCGTGCGTGTTGGTGCTCCTGTGCTGTGGGTCGGAGTGATTGTTGACCCACAGTTAACGGCAACGTGGAACGGCAACAACGATGCGTCCTATACGGAATCAGGCCGGTATGACGCGTTGGCATTAAAGGTCAAGTCTTATTCCGATCATTTTCTGCAAACAGCGCTTGGATCCAAGTTTTCATGGCCGATTCCCTATGACAACGGCAATCTGTTGACGCCGTCATTGCGTGTTGCTTGGCTTGCTGATTGGAACACCAACAATGGCGATGTGTCATATCAAAGGGCTAATGCAGAGAATCCAACAACGGCCAAGATTCCATCCAATCAAGAGATGGAAAACGGAGTGTTGTTAGAAGGAGGCGTTGATTACGCGATCTTTGGAGGCGAATCATCGTCTTGGATGCTGTATGCCAAAGGAGGCGCCAAGGTTTGGTTCAGTAAGTCTGCTGACTGGAGAGCAAGTGGCGGTGTGACCTTCCGCTTCTGA
- the ribD gene encoding bifunctional diaminohydroxyphosphoribosylaminopyrimidine deaminase/5-amino-6-(5-phosphoribosylamino)uracil reductase RibD, which yields MQTGPNRWTFWMRRALQLAALADGQTSPNPLVGAVVLDVQGALVGEGFHAKAGEAHAEVGALAQAGTRAMGGTIIVTLEPCCHQGRTPPCTEAVIQAGIQRVVVALKDPDPRVAGGGIQRLRDAGLEVVTGVLESEAAQQNRAFVHRVQTGRPWGLLKWAMSLDGRTALPNGESQWISAPPARAWVHQLRAGCDAVIVGGGTVRADNPLLTSRGARSPEPLRVVLSRSLDLPAYAQLWDTSLAATLLAYGPGRADRFLPEGPEPLELLASEPLDLLQALAQRGCNRVLWECGPALAAAALQQGCVQELAVVIAPKLLGGTLARTPLGDLGFSAMDQVIPLSAHTAERLGCDLLLRALTQDP from the coding sequence ATGCAGACCGGCCCCAATCGCTGGACCTTTTGGATGCGCCGGGCGCTGCAGTTAGCAGCCTTGGCGGACGGCCAAACCAGCCCCAATCCCTTGGTGGGGGCAGTGGTTCTTGACGTGCAAGGAGCTCTGGTGGGCGAGGGTTTTCACGCCAAAGCAGGTGAGGCCCATGCCGAGGTGGGCGCACTTGCTCAAGCTGGGACGCGCGCCATGGGCGGCACGATCATCGTCACGCTTGAGCCCTGTTGTCACCAGGGCCGCACGCCCCCCTGCACGGAGGCAGTGATTCAGGCCGGCATTCAGCGCGTGGTTGTAGCACTCAAAGATCCTGATCCGCGGGTTGCTGGTGGTGGCATTCAGCGTTTACGCGATGCCGGCTTGGAGGTGGTCACCGGGGTTTTGGAGTCCGAAGCGGCGCAACAAAACCGAGCCTTTGTGCATCGCGTTCAAACCGGGCGTCCCTGGGGCCTTCTCAAGTGGGCGATGAGCTTGGATGGCCGCACCGCGCTACCGAATGGCGAAAGTCAGTGGATTAGTGCCCCTCCCGCGCGCGCTTGGGTGCATCAGTTGCGGGCTGGTTGTGATGCGGTGATTGTGGGAGGCGGCACCGTGCGCGCCGATAACCCCCTGCTCACCAGCCGTGGGGCCCGTTCGCCCGAACCCTTGCGCGTGGTGCTGAGCCGAAGCCTTGACCTGCCTGCCTACGCACAACTTTGGGACACAAGCCTGGCGGCAACGCTTCTGGCTTACGGGCCAGGTAGAGCTGATCGCTTCCTGCCTGAGGGCCCGGAACCTCTTGAACTTTTGGCCAGCGAGCCCTTGGACCTTCTGCAAGCCTTGGCTCAAAGAGGCTGCAACCGGGTGCTCTGGGAATGCGGCCCTGCCTTGGCAGCAGCGGCACTCCAGCAGGGCTGCGTGCAGGAGTTGGCGGTGGTGATTGCCCCCAAGCTTCTTGGAGGTACATTGGCGCGAACGCCCCTTGGTGACCTGGGTTTTTCGGCGATGGATCAGGTCATTCCGCTGTCGGCGCACACGGCAGAGCGGTTGGGGTGTGATCTGCTCTTGCGAGCTCTTACTCAGGATCCCTAA
- a CDS encoding potassium channel family protein, with translation MKSDRSKRRHREKIYELLLGLCIVVLVSFAFPRLSWIGPLGYGLIALLLTQLVMIRKTVLTVEDRLYQLLGLAALVALMLWQVTPVRWVVSGVPLVLTWSVLVGWSVIRLVERLSQERRVTSGLLMGAAAGYLLLGLTAGLVMSAVETIQPGSFAPLSMLQESASGPNASVLMKLNDFSQINYFAFICLTTVGFGDIQPVMPVSRMLAVVTGIIGPLYLAVVMGVLIGRYTKQMEEEDIFEHDDRR, from the coding sequence ATGAAATCAGATCGATCAAAGCGCCGCCATCGAGAAAAAATCTATGAGCTGCTTCTAGGCCTGTGCATTGTCGTGCTAGTGAGCTTTGCCTTTCCGCGCCTGAGCTGGATCGGCCCCCTGGGGTACGGCCTCATCGCCCTGCTGCTCACGCAATTGGTGATGATCCGCAAAACGGTGCTCACTGTTGAGGACCGCTTGTATCAGCTGCTAGGGCTCGCGGCCCTGGTTGCCCTGATGTTGTGGCAAGTCACGCCTGTGCGCTGGGTGGTGAGTGGCGTTCCACTCGTGCTCACCTGGAGTGTGTTGGTGGGCTGGAGCGTGATCCGCTTGGTGGAGCGATTGTCCCAGGAGCGGAGAGTCACATCTGGGTTGCTGATGGGAGCTGCCGCTGGGTATTTGCTGTTGGGCCTCACAGCTGGTTTGGTGATGAGTGCGGTGGAAACCATTCAACCGGGCAGTTTCGCGCCACTCAGCATGCTTCAAGAATCCGCCAGTGGGCCCAACGCAAGCGTGCTGATGAAGCTGAATGACTTCTCCCAAATCAACTATTTCGCCTTTATCTGCTTAACCACGGTGGGCTTTGGAGACATCCAACCGGTCATGCCGGTCTCGCGGATGCTGGCGGTGGTGACAGGAATCATTGGACCGCTTTATTTAGCGGTAGTGATGGGAGTCTTGATCGGTCGCTACACCAAACAAATGGAAGAAGAAGACATTTTTGAGCACGACGATCGACGGTGA
- a CDS encoding GH116 family glycosyl hydrolase, which yields MAPLGLSALRSRLSRGSSGKGWQPPEASWSRSFGLGWQSPFTVRYASNLDDGPWHGMPLGGFGAGCIGRSSRGDFNLWNLDGGEHWYGSIPDCQFALWEQQGDQVRVHALATEPTRDDSRPESGKPLSSWQWYPASTEETSTGTYAARYPLSWNHYAGVFRAEVSCEAFSPILPGDYQRSSYPVAVFRWTLSNPTNKPLDLSLLLSWRNTVGWFTNTDSSAEVHFRDDGSPEHNYAPAIGAGDGQSNRWIDGDGLSGVLLDGKRSTPVAEGEGQWCLALPDTLEGVELMRCSRWDPSGDGAELWQPFAAGGVIPDSNNDRTSRKGEHASAAIAVKFTLAPGETREIPVAISWDLPVTSFATGVRDLRRYTDFYGADGCHAAAIAAEALRDWTSWHEQIEAWQAPVLARKELPEELRMALFNELYDLASGGSLWTAASSKDPYGRFGVLECLDYAWYESLDVRLYGSFALLQLWPELDKAVIRSFARAIPAADATQRPIGWYFTQGRGRVEADRKVKGATPHDLGAPNEVPFDATNYTAYQDCNLWKDLASDYVLQVWRTFKLAPTGEDLSFLAECWPAAVQALHYLKQFDVNADGLPDNGGAPDQTFDDWPLKGVSAYCGALWIAALEAALAMAQRLQLELGLETGDEQHTFSGWLEQSRANFDALLWNGEYYDIDAESGTPVVMADQLCGDFYARLLELPPVVSEANSRSTLKAVKEACFDNFAGGTLGVANGLRRDGTPLDPNGTHPLEVWTGINFGIASYYRLMGEGKTAEAICSAVVTQVYSGGLQFRTPEAITAVNTFRACHYLRAMAIWGLWATHTNWETIPGASND from the coding sequence ATGGCACCGCTCGGACTGTCCGCATTGCGTTCACGGCTGAGCCGCGGCTCATCAGGGAAGGGCTGGCAACCACCAGAGGCCAGCTGGAGCCGTTCGTTTGGCTTGGGCTGGCAGTCCCCGTTCACGGTGCGCTACGCCAGCAACCTCGACGATGGCCCCTGGCATGGCATGCCCCTGGGTGGTTTTGGTGCCGGTTGTATCGGCCGCAGCTCCCGTGGTGATTTCAACCTTTGGAACCTTGATGGCGGTGAGCATTGGTACGGCAGCATTCCCGATTGCCAATTCGCGCTTTGGGAACAGCAAGGCGATCAGGTGCGCGTGCATGCCTTGGCCACAGAGCCAACGCGTGATGACTCCAGGCCGGAGTCAGGCAAGCCTCTGAGCAGCTGGCAGTGGTATCCCGCCAGCACGGAGGAGACCAGCACCGGTACCTATGCCGCTCGCTATCCCCTGAGTTGGAATCACTACGCCGGGGTGTTTCGCGCTGAGGTGAGCTGCGAGGCGTTCAGCCCGATCCTTCCGGGTGATTACCAACGCAGCAGTTATCCGGTGGCGGTGTTCCGCTGGACGCTCAGCAACCCCACCAACAAGCCCTTAGATCTGTCGTTGCTGCTGAGTTGGCGCAACACGGTGGGCTGGTTTACCAACACCGATTCCTCGGCAGAGGTGCACTTCCGTGATGACGGCAGCCCCGAGCACAACTACGCCCCAGCGATTGGAGCAGGCGATGGCCAGAGCAACCGCTGGATCGATGGCGATGGCCTGAGCGGGGTGCTGCTCGATGGCAAGCGCTCCACGCCGGTGGCGGAAGGGGAAGGTCAGTGGTGTCTGGCTCTACCAGACACGTTGGAAGGGGTGGAGCTGATGCGCTGCAGCCGCTGGGATCCCAGTGGTGATGGCGCTGAGCTCTGGCAGCCCTTTGCCGCGGGTGGGGTGATCCCCGATAGCAACAACGATCGCACCAGCCGTAAGGGTGAGCACGCCAGTGCGGCGATCGCCGTGAAATTCACCCTGGCGCCGGGTGAAACCCGAGAGATTCCGGTGGCGATCAGCTGGGATCTGCCAGTCACGAGCTTTGCGACCGGGGTGCGCGACCTGCGCCGCTACACCGACTTTTATGGCGCTGATGGCTGCCATGCGGCGGCGATTGCGGCAGAAGCACTGCGCGATTGGACGTCTTGGCACGAGCAAATCGAAGCCTGGCAAGCGCCGGTGTTGGCGCGCAAGGAGCTTCCTGAGGAGCTGCGCATGGCGCTGTTCAACGAGCTCTATGACCTCGCCAGTGGCGGCAGCCTCTGGACGGCCGCCAGCTCCAAGGATCCCTATGGCCGCTTTGGGGTGCTCGAGTGCCTCGATTACGCCTGGTACGAAAGCCTTGATGTGCGTTTGTACGGCTCCTTTGCGCTGTTGCAGCTCTGGCCGGAGCTGGATAAGGCGGTGATTCGCAGCTTTGCTAGGGCCATCCCTGCGGCAGATGCCACCCAACGGCCGATCGGTTGGTATTTCACCCAGGGCCGCGGCCGAGTGGAAGCAGACCGCAAGGTGAAAGGTGCTACGCCTCACGATTTGGGAGCACCGAATGAGGTGCCGTTTGATGCCACCAACTACACCGCCTATCAAGACTGCAATCTCTGGAAAGATCTCGCCAGCGATTACGTCTTGCAGGTGTGGCGCACGTTCAAATTGGCGCCCACCGGAGAAGACCTGAGCTTTCTGGCGGAGTGCTGGCCTGCGGCGGTGCAGGCGTTGCATTACCTCAAGCAATTTGATGTGAATGCCGATGGCCTGCCCGATAACGGCGGTGCGCCGGATCAAACCTTTGATGATTGGCCGCTCAAAGGGGTAAGTGCCTACTGCGGTGCGCTTTGGATCGCGGCCTTGGAAGCGGCCTTGGCGATGGCCCAACGGCTGCAGCTGGAGCTGGGATTGGAGACCGGCGATGAGCAGCACACCTTCAGTGGCTGGCTGGAGCAATCACGCGCGAATTTTGATGCGCTGCTTTGGAACGGTGAGTACTACGACATCGATGCTGAAAGCGGCACGCCGGTGGTGATGGCCGATCAGCTTTGCGGTGATTTTTATGCGCGCTTGCTGGAGTTACCGCCGGTGGTGAGTGAGGCCAACAGCCGCAGCACCTTGAAGGCGGTGAAGGAAGCCTGCTTCGACAACTTTGCTGGCGGAACGCTCGGGGTGGCCAATGGTTTGCGCCGTGATGGCACACCCCTGGATCCGAATGGGACGCACCCCTTGGAGGTGTGGACGGGGATCAACTTTGGAATCGCCAGCTATTACCGCTTGATGGGAGAGGGCAAAACCGCAGAAGCGATTTGTTCAGCGGTGGTGACCCAGGTGTATTCGGGGGGCTTGCAATTCCGCACCCCAGAAGCGATCACGGCCGTGAACACCTTTCGGGCCTGCCATTACCTGCGGGCGATGGCGATTTGGGGCCTCTGGGCAACGCACACCAATTGGGAAACGATACCTGGGGCTAGTAATGATTAA
- a CDS encoding glycosyl hydrolase family 18 protein: protein MTDSFANGVTYQVNPAGSDITDFNSTTDSLDFGEISVHGLILGALPDGTAAIVNPWADQVQALQGLSWSDLSLNNLGVVGNEHLRQDIGAVLSWEQAIGARDSETVYIRSHQFGVQEVIDDFDPQTQKLNFLYTGTRERLSVVDTDQGLLIQFEPTNQSVLLKGVQRSELIGANLEFHHDQVMEDNLEVPFGFTAEEVSLVSRAGLLTPQAPSGASTDGDQMRAGLMVNPDSTVIAMDAFQSMTDHSMHNHPMPSSSGELQASVAGKLYSGGMGGTLTLSNASDVALNDWSFRFLTNQPDFESWSAESSVNDLGGGVYQVLIKPPAWGLEIPAGGSVDLSFNANSVGLPDSGELSNALFFVAAPGADVAAPDQADLNDTSSLSTVDSPPIVEPSPAVEPSPVMADSQGLSVSATITDGWSGIFAGEITVTNVGDGSAGNDWSVDVVMDAPLTMVSNFEVTSSLRGDGRYDVSISPKAWAAPLAPGASQASYYQAAGEFIDPAQVFDFTESVVVAESPASTPMVEPSVEPTVEDTVATSVDVPVPNGGSDKRIVTYFEEWGVYERDINLSDVNGQAMTHLNYSFFDVKADGSVQLFDAYAAQEKRFDAADQVSRTFTTAEYQAVDPALIAAYNSDRYTITETADSVTITSVPVGWNDAGPQDAGNFEQLSRFKELNPNVELGFALGGWTLSDEFSTAFTTQAGRDQFTSDVVDIFKTYEFFSVVDFDWEYPGGGGDAGNASSANDGANFALVLEQLRSELDALESQTGGNYEVSIATAGGSEKLANLNLAGIDPYVDFYNVMTYDFHGGWESQTGHQAAMTGDANNYDVTTSVSVFEEAGVALNKVVLGAPAYTRAWGGVEAGGTFGYQQSGTGAEAQGSFEAGVYDYKDIVTDVITGQTDLYWDDNSKAAFAYNGDEWSSIETTATIAGKAAYVQEKDLGGMMFWALSNDAEGDLSLVEAADDILRQGGSYSEAIGNAPEFDTILGGNGEFSISDFTALA from the coding sequence ATGACTGATTCCTTCGCCAATGGTGTGACCTATCAGGTCAACCCTGCAGGATCTGATATCACCGATTTCAATTCCACTACAGATAGCCTTGATTTTGGAGAGATTTCCGTTCATGGCTTGATTCTTGGTGCATTGCCTGATGGCACAGCTGCGATTGTTAATCCCTGGGCCGATCAGGTGCAAGCGCTTCAGGGTTTGAGCTGGAGTGATCTAAGCCTCAATAACCTTGGTGTTGTTGGTAATGAACATCTCCGTCAAGATATTGGGGCGGTGTTGTCTTGGGAGCAAGCTATTGGTGCGCGTGACTCAGAAACTGTATACATACGCTCTCATCAGTTTGGCGTTCAAGAGGTCATTGATGACTTTGACCCTCAAACCCAAAAGCTGAATTTTCTCTACACAGGTACGCGCGAACGTCTGTCTGTTGTTGATACGGATCAGGGATTATTGATTCAGTTTGAGCCCACAAATCAAAGTGTACTTTTAAAGGGAGTTCAGCGCAGCGAGTTGATCGGCGCCAATCTCGAGTTTCATCACGATCAGGTGATGGAAGACAACCTTGAGGTTCCTTTTGGCTTCACAGCAGAAGAGGTTTCCCTGGTGAGCCGAGCTGGTCTGCTCACACCCCAGGCTCCCAGTGGTGCCTCCACCGATGGCGACCAGATGCGCGCTGGGCTGATGGTGAATCCCGACTCCACCGTGATAGCGATGGACGCGTTTCAGTCCATGACTGACCACTCCATGCACAACCATCCGATGCCATCGAGCTCGGGCGAATTGCAGGCCTCTGTTGCTGGCAAGCTCTATTCCGGGGGAATGGGTGGAACCCTTACGCTCTCGAACGCATCAGATGTTGCGCTTAATGATTGGTCGTTCCGTTTTTTGACCAATCAACCCGATTTTGAGAGTTGGTCGGCTGAATCCTCCGTGAACGATCTCGGTGGTGGCGTCTATCAGGTGTTGATCAAACCTCCCGCCTGGGGCCTTGAGATTCCAGCTGGTGGGTCTGTTGATCTCTCGTTTAATGCCAACAGCGTGGGATTACCGGATTCAGGCGAGCTCAGCAATGCGCTGTTTTTTGTTGCCGCACCCGGAGCCGATGTTGCGGCTCCAGATCAAGCAGACCTCAACGACACGTCTTCGCTGAGCACTGTGGATTCACCGCCCATTGTTGAGCCATCGCCAGCTGTTGAGCCATCGCCGGTGATGGCAGATTCGCAGGGACTTTCTGTATCGGCCACGATCACCGACGGATGGTCTGGGATCTTTGCGGGCGAAATCACCGTGACCAATGTTGGAGATGGTTCTGCCGGAAACGACTGGAGTGTGGATGTTGTGATGGATGCACCACTCACAATGGTTAGCAACTTTGAAGTGACGTCTTCCTTGCGAGGTGATGGTCGTTACGACGTCTCCATTTCTCCGAAAGCATGGGCTGCTCCCTTGGCTCCAGGTGCTTCACAGGCGTCCTATTACCAGGCAGCTGGTGAGTTCATCGACCCCGCTCAGGTGTTTGACTTCACCGAGAGTGTTGTTGTTGCAGAAAGCCCAGCTTCAACGCCAATGGTTGAGCCCAGTGTTGAACCCACTGTTGAAGACACTGTTGCAACCTCGGTTGATGTGCCGGTTCCAAATGGTGGCAGTGATAAACGCATCGTCACCTATTTCGAGGAATGGGGTGTGTATGAGCGCGATATCAATCTGTCCGATGTGAATGGGCAAGCGATGACCCATCTCAACTACAGCTTCTTTGATGTCAAAGCCGATGGCTCTGTTCAGCTGTTTGATGCCTATGCAGCACAGGAGAAGCGCTTTGATGCTGCTGATCAAGTGAGTCGAACCTTCACAACAGCTGAGTATCAGGCCGTTGATCCAGCTCTGATTGCTGCTTACAACTCAGATCGCTACACCATCACTGAAACGGCTGACTCTGTCACGATTACCAGTGTTCCCGTTGGTTGGAATGATGCGGGACCTCAAGATGCCGGAAATTTCGAGCAACTGAGCCGCTTTAAGGAACTCAACCCCAATGTTGAGCTTGGTTTTGCCCTTGGTGGATGGACGCTCTCAGATGAGTTCAGCACGGCCTTTACAACGCAAGCAGGCCGTGATCAGTTCACAAGTGATGTGGTGGATATTTTCAAAACCTATGAGTTCTTCAGTGTTGTGGATTTTGATTGGGAATATCCCGGTGGTGGTGGTGATGCGGGAAATGCATCGAGTGCCAATGATGGGGCCAATTTTGCTTTAGTTCTGGAACAGTTGCGCAGCGAGCTTGATGCACTCGAATCGCAAACTGGCGGAAACTATGAGGTCTCGATCGCGACGGCGGGCGGCTCAGAAAAACTCGCCAATCTCAATCTTGCCGGGATCGATCCTTACGTTGATTTTTATAATGTAATGACCTACGACTTTCACGGTGGTTGGGAGAGTCAAACCGGGCATCAGGCCGCGATGACAGGTGATGCCAACAATTACGATGTCACCACATCGGTGTCTGTCTTTGAAGAGGCTGGGGTTGCCCTCAATAAGGTTGTTTTAGGGGCTCCCGCTTATACCCGGGCTTGGGGAGGTGTTGAGGCTGGTGGCACCTTTGGTTATCAACAATCAGGCACGGGGGCTGAAGCGCAAGGGTCTTTTGAAGCTGGGGTTTATGACTACAAAGACATCGTCACCGATGTAATAACGGGGCAGACCGATCTCTACTGGGATGACAACAGCAAAGCGGCCTTTGCCTATAACGGTGATGAATGGAGCTCGATTGAAACCACCGCCACGATTGCTGGCAAAGCCGCTTATGTGCAAGAAAAGGATCTGGGCGGAATGATGTTCTGGGCCTTAAGCAATGATGCTGAAGGTGATCTCAGTTTAGTGGAAGCTGCTGATGACATTCTTCGTCAGGGTGGTTCCTATTCGGAAGCGATTGGGAATGCCCCAGAGTTTGATACTATTCTTGGGGGCAATGGTGAATTTAGTATCAGTGATTTTACGGCTTTGGCCTAA